One genomic segment of Choristoneura fumiferana chromosome Z, NRCan_CFum_1, whole genome shotgun sequence includes these proteins:
- the LOC141435621 gene encoding uncharacterized protein, with protein MKTFVVILAIAAVASADISEGYHYKNPQTSYEAPHYSASSGNTGFTSGYAQTIGTGYKGQTLSAGSNPYQTSAGYQNQGSSGVGYQTGSGYNSGNEYQTGSGYQSGTGYQSGTGYQTGSGYQTVSSFPSSGYQSGTGYQTGGNYQSVTDSSSNQYQSSGLSGINNAGIALSTGTGQGGYQGFNQYQTSNQYQSNAQSFQQSYNQVQQQPPQIFKHFYVHAAPEDPELVRPRQPVVLPAPQKHYKIIFIKTPTPVVNSAQYVPIQQQNEEKTIVYVLVKKPDAVEDVVLPKVEQKPPSKPEVYFIKYKGKEDSQAVINNIVSEYNSGKGTVNVAGAIQSSGTLDGISDAKYDAQPIVSGVQSSGGQTATQPSSGSFGSQSYESGGSSVGQTLSSSSLNTGSSSSTFGVSGGSSGYQVSTGSPVQASTATGGYETGHIASSISSTESSAFVSGGVGQGNSIPTSQGIPHENYGPPKFKDY; from the exons ATGAAGACGTTTGTG GTAATCCTAGCTATTGCAGCAGTCGCATCAGCTGATATCAGCGAAGGCTACCATTATAAAAACCCGCAGACGTCCTATGAAGCACCTCACTATAGTGCCTCTAGCGGTAATACTGGGTTCACTAGCGGGTATGCACAAACCATAGGTACAGGCTACAAAGGCCAGACTCTAAGTGCAGGATCGAACCCGTATCAAACTTCTGCCGGCTACCAAAACCAAGGCTCCTCTGGTGTGGGATATCAAACGGGAAGCGGCTACAACTCAGGAAACGAATACCAAACTGGATCTGGCTACCAGTCCGGTACGGGATACCAATCCGGTACGGGTTACCAAACTGGTTCTGGTTACCAGACCGTTTCCAGTTTTCCGTCCAGCGGCTATCAATCTGGTACAGGATACCAAACGGGGGGGAATTATCAGTCAGTAACAGATAGCTCGAGTAACCAGTACCAATCCAGTGGGTTAAGCGGCATCAATAACGCCGGCATAGCACTGTCAACTGGAACAGGACAAGGAGGATACCAAGGATTTAATCAATATCAAACGTCAAATCAGTATCAATCCAACGCGCAAAGTTTTCAACAAAGCTACAATCAAGTGCAACAACAGCCTCCTCAAATATTCAAACATTTCTACGTACATGCGGCCCCAGAAGATCCTGAGCTAGTCAGACCACGTCAGCCAGTGGTCCTGCCCGCCCCGCAAAAACATTACAAGATCATCTTCATCAAGACACCCACCCCAGTAGTCAACTCGGCTCAATATGTACCGATCCAACAGcaaaatgaagaaaaaactaTAGTCTACGTTCTAGTAAAGAAACCGGATGCGGTTGAAGATGTTGTTCTACCCAAAGTTGAACAAAAACCCCCATCGAAGCCTGAAGTTTACTTCATTAAATATAAAGGTAAAGAAGATAGCCAGGCTGTTATTAACAATATTGTTAGTGAGTACAACAGCGGCAAAGGGACCGTCAATGTAGCGGGTGCCATTCAGTCCAGTGGTACTCTAGACGGGATATCAGATGCTAAATATGATGCACAACCTATTGTCTCTGGAGTTCAGTCAAGCGGTGGACAGACTGCAACGCAACCCTCATCTGGGTCTTTCGGATCACAGTCATATGAAAGCGGTGGATCCTCGGTTGGCCAAACATTGAGTTCAAGCTCACTCAACACCGGATCGTCATCTTCTACCTTTGGAGTTAGCGGAGGTTCTTCAGGATATCAAGTGTCAACTGGTAGTCCTGTGCAGGCTAGTACAGCCACTGGTGGATATGAGACTGGTCACATTGCGAGCAGCATCTCTTCAACTGAATCCTCGGCCTTTGTCAGTGGGGGGGTCGGTCAAGGAAACTCAATTCCCACGAGTCAAGGTATACCGCACGAAAACTATGGACCTCCCAAATTTAAAGATTATTGA
- the bor gene encoding ATPase family AAA domain containing bor, with the protein MSWLFGYSTKPPQPPTDDPPANSGGAAAPPVALTKAEKKAMEAYRFDSSALERAAQAARELEQSRHAKDALELSKLQEASRQQEQMAKIKEYEAAIEQSKVEQKKVDYEERRKTLQEETKQHQMRAQYQDQLAKKRYEEQLVQQQKSQEEILRKQEESVAKQEALRRATIEHEMDLREKNKLKAIEAEAKARAKADRENRDITLEQIRLKAAENRTTILESIKTAGSVIGAGVNALVTDWDKTLAAAGGLSLVALGVYTAKGATSVTARFIEARIGKPTLVNETSRFSLLEAVKHPILTVSKAIASFRKPSDALAGVVLAPNLERRLRDIAIATKNTRLNKGFYRNLLMYGPPGTGKTLFSKKLAKHSGMEYAILTGGDVAPMGKDAVAAIHKVFDWANTSKRGVLLFIDEADAFLRKRSSERISEDLRAALNAFLYRTSDQSNRIMLVLASNTPQQFDSAINDRLDKMIEFGLPGLEERERLIRLYFDKFVLQPASEGKRRLSVDQFDYGELCSTLAARTAGMSGRALSKLGVAWQAAAYASDDGRLTQQMCIDICDDAVNDHRQKMEWLSAEEKSRSMMPYLLDLPPLDTEAQPTNKATVTEIQDIVEPPTVKSKSAIKMKPAAKDSETDK; encoded by the exons ATGTCGTGGTTATTTGGATACAGCACTAAGCCTCCTCAACCGCCTACCGATGATCCACCGGCTAATAGCGGGGGTGCGGCTGCACCCCCAGTTGCCCTTACAAAAGCAGAGAAAAAGGCTATGGAAGCTTATCGGTTTGACTCCAGCGCTCTTGAAAGAGCAGCACAAGCTGCCAGAGAGCTAGAACAGTCAA GACATGCCAAAGATGCATTGGAACTTAGTAAGCTGCAAGAAGCTTCGAGGCAGCAGGAACAGATGGCCAAGATCAAGGAATATGAAGCCGCCATAGAACAATCCAAGGTGGAACAAAAGAAAGTTGACTATGAAGAGAGACGGAAGACTTTACAG GAAGAAACAAAGCAGCACCAAATGCGGGCACAGTATCAAGATCAGTTGGCGAAAAAGCGTTATGAAGAGCAGCTTGTGCAACAACAGAAGTCACAAGAAGAAATATTGCGAAA ACAAGAAGAGAGTGTCGCTAAGCAGGAGGCATTACGCCGCGCTACCATAGAGCACGAAATGGATCTCCGTGAGAAGAATAAACTCAAGGCGATCGAGGCTGAGGCGAAGGCGCGGGCGAAAGCCGACCGCGAGAACCGAGACATCACCCTAGAACAGATTAGACTGAAGGCAGCTGAGAACAGAACTACTATTCTGGAGAGCATCAA GACAGCTGGCAGTGTCATAGGCGCCGGTGTCAACGCTCTGGTTACCGACTGGGACAAGACTTTGGCTGCTGCTGGCGGATTGTCGCTTGTGGCGCTCGGTGTATACACCGCAAAAGGCGCTACTTCTGTCACTGCTAGATTCATCGAAGCTCGGATTG GTAAACCGACTCTTGTCAATGAAACATCGAGATTTTCCCTTCTGGAAGCAGTGAAACATCCCATACTGACTGTATCAAAGGCCATAGCGAGTTTTAGAAAGCCGTCTGATGCTTTAGCTGGGGTCGTCCTTGCACCAAACCTAGAGCGAAGACTTCGTGATATAGCGATTGCTACTAAAAACACCCGCTTGAATAAAGGCTTCTATAGAAATCTTCTTATGTATGGCCCTCCTGGTACTggaaaaacattgttttcaaAG AAACTGGCTAAGCATTCAGGCATGGAGTATGCCATACTGACTGGAGGTGACGTCGCTCCTATGGGCAAAGACGCCGTTGCGGCGATCCATAAGGTGTTCGACTGGGCTAATACTAGTAAAAGAG GCGTACTGCTGTTCATTGACGAAGCCGATGCTTTCTTGAGAAAACGTTCTTCCGAGAGGATAAGCGAGGACCTCAGAGCTGCTCTGAACGCATTCCTTTACCGCACTTCCGATCAAAGCAACCGCATAATGCTGGTGTTGGCTTCTAATACGCCACAGCAGTTTGACTCCGCCATCAATGATCGTCTGGACAAGATGATTGAGTTCGGCCTCCCAGGCTTGGAGGAACGCGAGCGTTTGATCCGTCTCTACTTCGACAAGTTTGTGCTTCAGCCAGCTTCAGAAGGAAAGag ACGTTTGAGCGTGGACCAGTTTGACTACGGCGAGTTGTGTTCGACGCTGGCGGCGCGTACGGCGGGCATGTCGGGCCGCGCGCTGTCCAAGCTCGGCGTCGCGTGGCAAGCGGCCGCCTACGCCTCCGACGACGGACGTCTCACGCAGCAAATGTGCATCGACATCTGCGACGACGCCGTCAACGATCATCGGCAGAAG ATGGAATGGCTATCAGCAGAAGAAAAGTCGCGAAGCATGATGCCCTACCTCCTAGACTTGCCGCCCTTGGATACTGAAGCTCAGCCCACCAACAAGGCCACTGTGACCGAAATCCAAGATATCGTAGAACCTCCTACGGTTAAGTCCAAATCCGCTATCAAAATGAAGCCAGCTGCAAAAGACAGCGAGACCGATAAGTGA
- the Rab21 gene encoding RAS oncogene family member Rab21: MTTSAGGAYNFKVVLLGEGCVGKTSLLLRYIEDKFNDKHLTTLQATFLNKKININGKRINLSIWDTAGQEKFHALGPIYYRNSNGAILVYDITDEDSFVKVKNWVKELKKMLGPDIVLLIAGNKIDLEHERTVPLEEAESYAAMVGAKHFYTSAKLNQCVEDLFLELAKEMMEKFEQNSQKEVNRTSRVLVVDDEAPAQSSCCGGTRSN, from the exons ATGACTACATCGGCGGGCGGGGCGTATAATTTTAAAGTAGTGTTGCTTGGCGAGGGATGTGTCGGCAAAACGTCTTTGTTATTGCGCTACATCGAAGATAAATTCAACGACAAACACCTTACTACGCTTCAG GCAACATTCTTAAATAAGAAGATTAACATAAATGGGAAGCGTATAAACCTTTCCATCTGGGATACAGCAGGCCAGGAGAAGTTTCATGCCTTAGGACCTATATATTATCGAAATTCTAATGGCGCCATTCTCGTTTACGACATAACTGACGAAGACTCCTTTGTTAAG GTCAAAAATTGGGTTAAAGAACTAAAGAAAATGCTTGGGCCGgacattgttttgttaatagctgGTAACAAGATTGACTTGGAACATGAAAGAACTGTGCCACTTGAAGAGGCAGAAAG TTACGCGGCCATGGTGGGTGCTAAACATTTCTACACGTCTGCAAAGTTAAATCAATGTGTAGAGGACCTCTTCCTCGAGCTGGCCAAGGAAatgatggaaaaatttgaacaaAACTCACAGAAGGAAGTGAATAGGACTTCCCGGGTCCTAGTAGTTGATGATGAAGCCCCCGCTCAATCCTCTTGCTGTGGTGGGACCAGAAGTAACTAA